The segment CCAATTATGAACAATGGAGAGCGGAACGACGATCAATGATGGATATGAGGAATGCTCTTCTAACAACGAATTCTGGTGTTTAAACGGCAAATCTTTCCAATTGCCATCTTCAATATCTTTCTTTACCTTTGAGAGAAAGGCCAATACTTGAATTGTTTTTCCAAGTCCCATGTCATCGCTTAAACATCCACCTAATCTTTCCGATGCTAAAAAGTAAAACCAACTCATTCCATACAACTGATAAGGTCTCAAAGTTTTTTTTAATGAAGAAGGAGCAGATAAAATTGGTATATGGGAAAAGTCAACCCTAGACTTTATCATCAATCCGCTATTTTCGTCTTCTAGACTTATAAGAAGATTTACATTGGATTTGGTAATCTCAATGACGTTGTCTTTTTTAACCTTTCCAAGCAAGAAAACATCTTTAAATTTTGAAAACCATGCCGCTGGTATAACGAAAACCCTACCGTCAGGCAATATGTATTCTCGTTCATTATTCAAAATATTTTTTCGCAAGGCAGTGAACGGTATCCACGTATCATCATCTAACTTAATAATCATGTGAAGATCAAACCAATCATGAAATTTCTTAATATCTTGCTTTAATTCAATACTCTTCCAGTAGTAAGATTTTTCAAAAGCTGATACAATAGCAACATTTTTTTCTTCAAGTATTGGAAAAATCTGATTGATATAATTGATAAGCTCATGTAAAAAATCTATAGAAAAATAATTTTCATGTTTTAAGCGAAGTTCAACGGGTAAGAATTCATTTGCCTGGATTCTTTCTAAGCCAATTTCCTCCAACCAGGCAATCATTTTTTTTTCATATTGAAAATCCCTTTCAATAACCTCGAAAAAATATTCTGAATTCTGTTTTTTAAACCTAACATATCTTCTTTCCTCATGAAATGGTGAGATATATTGTCCTTGATAATTAAACTGAACAGAAAAAGAATATCCAAAAAAAGGAGATTGATTTAAAAAAAGACAAAGTTGAGGATGCTGACGTATGTAATTGACTTTAATTCCAGAAAAGAAGGGGTCGTGATAAAGAAGAATTTTTTTAACAAACTTTTGTAAATATGCATCCACCTGCTTTGATGGAACAATAATTTTATCTCGCTCAAGAAAGGGCTGTAGTTTTTTCCCGTCGACATTGGCTTCAACTCTATAAAAAGTTGTGTTGTGAATTATCCAACATGGCTCATAATTAAGAATGATTGTATTTCCATTTCGTAAATTAAGATCTTGATCATTATTTTTCAAAGTAAGCTGATATACGAGTTGATTCCCATCATATTGGAAATAAAAATTTGCCTTTAGAATATTTTTCGAAGGAAAAATTGGCTCATTTTGAATAATATTTTCATATTCACCTCTGTAAAAAAGTGGAATAGAATATTCAGACAAGATTTGAATAGCTGCATCCGTTTTTTTCCTTAGGTAACTAACCACATCTTTGAATAATTTTTCATTATCAGGGAGTTGATTGAAAAAGTCATACATTTTTACTTGTCCGCGTGTAAAGTGAGAAACTATAAACTCAGGACGGCATTCATACAGAATGCGCACTGCCTCGTATTCAGCATCGGAATATTCTTGAAGATAGGTGTTAATGTTGTTAGGAGAAATACGAATAGCTCTGTAACTCCAAAGTCCTTTTCTTAAAATCTCTACCGCATATGGTTCAATCATCCACTGAAAATCAGGATCACGGACGATAGCAAAGACCAGCTTAAAAACGCCCATAACGGACTTCTCATTTTTCTGCAAAAATAAGTCTTAATTATTAGAAAAACTCCTACTTTACAATAGTTATGGTACCATCAAACTTTTTATCATAGCGATGTGGATAAAGTATAAAATAATAGGTTCCTGCACTCACCTCACTGCCATCCCAATCATTCTTGTATGGAGAAGCGAAATATATCAATTTACCCCAGCGATTATAAATAAACAGTTCAGATTTAGGATAATTTTCTATATTTCGAATTACAAAATAATCGTTAAAACCATCTCCATTTGGAGTAATAACATTGGGCACCGTCAAGATATCATCAATCACTACCACCGGTTTAATAATAGTATCCATACACCCATATTCGTTAATTGCAATTAACATTACGTAATATGTCCCTTCAGAAGAAAAGGAATGAGATGGATTGGTTTCCGTACTAGTATTGTTGGAAGAAAGACTATCACCAAAATACCATGTAAGCAAAGTATAGCCCTGACTCAGATTATTAAAATAAACTGTAAACGACGGATCCTGCATAGAATAAATCGTATCTGGTATGGCATTGAAATCAGCTAAGGGTGACGGATAAACAGTTATCACATCATTTAAGTACAAAATAGAATCACAATCATGTTCATTCGTTACAGTTAAAATCACATCGTACACTCCTGGTTGTGTATACACATGAGTTGTGGTCTGAAGGGTATCATAAGCTCCGTCGCCAAAAGACCAATGATAAGCAATGGTAGGTGAATGAGTTTCTGTAAATGTTACCACCAAAGGAGCACAACCTTCCTGTGGTGTGATTAAAGCAGAAGCAGGTGGCTTCGGATAAAGCTCAATGAGCACGATTGAATCTTTTGCCGTACATCCAAAAGTATCTGTTACCAATAAGATATATTTTCCTGCAGGTATTCCAATGTTATTCTGCGTTGTAGCTCCATTAGGTATCCAATAATAAGAGTATCCTGGTGTTCCACCTGTCACTGTAGCATAGATAGCACCTGTAGAATCATTCTCACATCTTACATCTTCTTTGCTTAGTTGAATGAAAATGGCCGGATTATCAATAACTTGCACTTCATCGTATAACGTACAGCCACCTCCATCTGTGACTGTTACTGCATAATACCCTGCCGTACCCACAATACTGTCAGAACTCCATGGATGTGAATCAGTCACACCAGTTGACCAGACAAAGGTATAAGGAGGGGCTCCATGATTAGCTTGCGCTATGATGACCCCAGAACTATCACCATAACAAATGACGGTATCACCAACAATAGACATAGTCATGAAAGGACCACTCTGCAAATGAACAGGAGGAAAACTATGTGTACCAAAACAACATAACTCCCATGTTTCATTAAACCAAGTCAAGGGGATGTACCCGAGTGGAATATTTAAACTAAACAATGGCCCAATGGTAATGGTAAAATCCTCAGGGAAAACGGGATTTATGGGAACCTCCACTGGATTAAAGCAA is part of the Bacteroidales bacterium genome and harbors:
- a CDS encoding gliding motility-associated C-terminal domain-containing protein: MKLKGGILLITCFFLLKGQTFDVHHQINWATTNQYMWGPNGSTWTLNINQPIFQYELNESTSIGQIEHTLLGDFGAEIDINTYLMIGSDFSLYGFSSGSVDVSYPVDIQLTFPSPGTPVPGQYFPIYSDYTVLPGWDLTTHFPETGVVNLDLDFGLSVEAIGQICFVGCTNISLLDISVPDDSMTIFEVNTITGNSIYPCFQNGQPAICQSQVVPLVLNNIGGIGLNLFADIPYIETTDYLGSDKCLYAKGQDYYLTLSLDILTFLGFMGDILPPPTGPAIQQLLSYNSSTINLGSGITLSYEILSNVLLSMNNYLHQDFTFCPTIYTELVFPQPLDYFEFNPSTGDTVQIGTNDTIVFKVGNILYIKWPCFGVSQFNPPVRHWMDNEFTNHTWDSLAFSFSLDAFTFTLNIPFLAPLPFFNVPPLCVEHPENSDQQICFNPVEVPINPVFPEDFTITIGPLFSLNIPLGYIPLTWFNETWELCCFGTHSFPPVHLQSGPFMTMSIVGDTVICYGDSSGVIIAQANHGAPPYTFVWSTGVTDSHPWSSDSIVGTAGYYAVTVTDGGGCTLYDEVQVIDNPAIFIQLSKEDVRCENDSTGAIYATVTGGTPGYSYYWIPNGATTQNNIGIPAGKYILLVTDTFGCTAKDSIVLIELYPKPPASALITPQEGCAPLVVTFTETHSPTIAYHWSFGDGAYDTLQTTTHVYTQPGVYDVILTVTNEHDCDSILYLNDVITVYPSPLADFNAIPDTIYSMQDPSFTVYFNNLSQGYTLLTWYFGDSLSSNNTSTETNPSHSFSSEGTYYVMLIAINEYGCMDTIIKPVVVIDDILTVPNVITPNGDGFNDYFVIRNIENYPKSELFIYNRWGKLIYFASPYKNDWDGSEVSAGTYYFILYPHRYDKKFDGTITIVK
- a CDS encoding DEAD/DEAH box helicase, whose product is MGVFKLVFAIVRDPDFQWMIEPYAVEILRKGLWSYRAIRISPNNINTYLQEYSDAEYEAVRILYECRPEFIVSHFTRGQVKMYDFFNQLPDNEKLFKDVVSYLRKKTDAAIQILSEYSIPLFYRGEYENIIQNEPIFPSKNILKANFYFQYDGNQLVYQLTLKNNDQDLNLRNGNTIILNYEPCWIIHNTTFYRVEANVDGKKLQPFLERDKIIVPSKQVDAYLQKFVKKILLYHDPFFSGIKVNYIRQHPQLCLFLNQSPFFGYSFSVQFNYQGQYISPFHEERRYVRFKKQNSEYFFEVIERDFQYEKKMIAWLEEIGLERIQANEFLPVELRLKHENYFSIDFLHELINYINQIFPILEEKNVAIVSAFEKSYYWKSIELKQDIKKFHDWFDLHMIIKLDDDTWIPFTALRKNILNNEREYILPDGRVFVIPAAWFSKFKDVFLLGKVKKDNVIEITKSNVNLLISLEDENSGLMIKSRVDFSHIPILSAPSSLKKTLRPYQLYGMSWFYFLASERLGGCLSDDMGLGKTIQVLAFLSKVKKDIEDGNWKDLPFKHQNSLLEEHSSYPSLIVVPLSIVHNWVHEINSSTSGLKYVVYAGVERHQLIPFLTCQDIVLTTYGTLRNDIELLANIPWLFVILDESQYIKNPTSKIYASVLKLKARARFVLTGTPIENKILDLWAQLNFVNPGMLGDLQTFKHYFSTDPEKEDRIKKTIRPFVLRRSKEQVAPELPPLTEKIHYCMMTEEQEKVYEIRKSEIRNYLLENKNSLIRNKTYMIVLSGLMKLRLIANHPTIVDKSFQGESGKFVQVVEHIKKALEENHRIIIFSQFVKHLQIYTSYFEKQDIRYLLLTGQTPSQQRGKMVELFQTGEIPLFFMSLKAGGFGLNLTAADYVFMLDPWWNPAVENQAINRTHRIGQDKNIIAYKFITKNTIEEKIVELQKEKKALFDKYLNDDKTYPLFSYDELIGLLEN